One segment of Setaria viridis chromosome 4, Setaria_viridis_v4.0, whole genome shotgun sequence DNA contains the following:
- the LOC117852743 gene encoding microtubule-associated protein 70-3, with translation MADGGEDGNAAVPRASSRRRGPVRASLDADEFIALMHGSDPVRVELTRLENELRDKERELGEAQAEIRALRLSERAREKAVEELTDELEKMDEKLKLTESLLESKNLEVKRINDEKKAAMAAQFAAEATLRRVHAAQKDDDMPPIEAILAPLEAELKLSRQEISKLQDDNRALDRLTKQKEAALLEAERTVQIAMAKAAMVDDLQNKNQELIKQIEICHEENKILDKLHRQKIAEVEKLSQTVGDLEEALLQGGRNANVVRDYERRFQEMSEEKRTLDRELARAKVTANRVATVVANEWKDSNDKVMPVKQWLEERRFLQGEMQQLRDKLAVAERTARSEAQLKEKYQLRLKVLEDGLRGLPSGSNRPPTEGKSFSNGPSRRLSLGGADNMSKLSPNGLLSRRSPSFHSRSSLLSSSSLVLKHAKGTSKSFDGGTRSLDRGKVRVNGAHLLNRSTDAVRDKESTDNWKGNVDERTSESADSNADEKSNETTNNNLAETVSGFLYDMLQKEVISLRKSCYEKDQILKDKDENIEILEKKIDTLNKAMEVEAKKMRRQVAAMEKDVAAMRASKEQETRAKRLGTKSPGSSQLLPGRNAPRSGLMRNFQ, from the exons atggccgacggcggcgaggacgggaaTGCGGCGGTGCCCAGGGcctcctcccggcggcgggggcccgtGCGGGCCagcctcgacgccgacgagttCATCGCGCTGATGCACGGCTCGGATCCCGTCAGGGTCGAGCTCACCCGCCTCGAGAACGAGCTGAGGG ACAAGGAGAGGGAGCTTGGGGAGGCGCAGGCGGAGATACGCGCACTACGGCTGTCCGAGAGGGCGCGGGAGAAGGCCGTTGAGGAG CTTACTGATGAATTGGAGAAGATGGATGAGAAACTCAAGCTGACAGAATCTCTCCTAGAAAGCAAA aATCTTGAAGTTAAAAGGATAAATGATGAGAAAAAGGCCGCAATGGCTGCCCAGTTTGCAGCAGAAGCAACTTTGCGAAGAGTACATGCAGCCCAAAAAGATGACGACATGCCACCAATTGAAGCCATTCTTGCACCTCTTGAAGCCGAACTAAAGCTTTCTCGGCAGGAG ATTTCAAAGCTCCAGGATGACAACAGAGCTTTGGATCGTctaacaaaacaaaaggaagcaGCACTGCTAGAAGCAGAGAGGACTGTGCAAATTGCTATGGCAAAAGCTGCTATGGTTGACGATTTACAAAACAAGAACCAAGAGTTGATCAAGCAAATCGAGATCTGCCAT GAAGAAAACAAGATCTTGGACAAGCTGCATCGCCAAAAGATTGCAGAAGTTGAAAAGCTTAGCCAAACTGTGGGAGATTTGGAAGAGGCTTTACTTCAAGGTGGTCGAAACGCTAATGTTGTTCGAGATTACGAGCGCAGATTTCAAGAAATGAGT GAAGAAAAGAGAACACTTGACCGTGAACTTGCACGTGCAAAGGTTACAGCAAATAGAGTTGCTACTGTTGTTGCCAATGAGTGGAAAGATTCTAATGACAAAGTGATGCCAGTTAAACAGTGGCTTGAAGAGCGTAGGTTCTTGCAG GGGGAAATGCAACAACTTCGTGATAAGCTTGCTGTTGCAGAACGTACAGCACGGTCTGAAGCTCAACTAAAG GAAAAATATCAGTTACGTCTGAAAGTATTAGAAGATGGACTAAGGGGGCTTCCAAGTGGCTCTAATCGGCCACCTACGGAAGGGAAGAGCTTTAGCAATGGCCCTTCCCGCCGGTTATCACTTGGCGGAGCTGATAATATGTCTAAATTGTCACCAAATGGCCTATTGTCAAGGAGGTCTCCATCTTTTCATTCAAGATCATCTCTTTTGTCAAGCAGCAGCTTGGTCCTAAAGCATGCTAAAGGCACTTCGAAGTCATTTGATGGAGGAACTAGGTCACTAGATAGGGGGAAGGTCCGTGTAAATGGAGCTCATTTACTGAACAGATCTACAGATGCTGTTAGAGATAAGGAGAGTACCGACAATTGGAAGGGAAATGTAGATGAGAGAACTAGTGAGAGCGCAGACAGCAACGCAGATGAGAAAAGTAATGAAACCACAAATAACAACTTAGCTGAGACAGTCTCTGGTTTCCTGTATGATATGCTGCAAAAAGAGGTAATTTCTTTGAGAAAGTCATGCTATGAAAAGGATCAGATTCTAAAAGATAAAGATGAAAATATTGAG attttagaaaagaaaatagacaccttaaacaaagcaATGGAAGTGGAGGCTAAAAAGATGAGACGACAGGTTGCAGCCATGGAGAAAGATGTTGCAGCTATGCGTGCCAGTAAAGAACAAGAAACCAGAGCCAAGCGGCTTGGTACGAAAAGCCCTGGAAGTTCACAGCTGCTTCCTGGAag AAACGCACCACGAAGTGGGTTGATGCGCAACTTCCAGTGA
- the LOC117852831 gene encoding MACPF domain-containing protein At1g14780 encodes MARIREVMGGGEMSGGDGAVAAAVEKAVRCLGRGIDMAGDLRLKHCKDAGGCLVLRSGEKKAAAAAAAKVVVPGFGVVADVPADVKCGKGDRIRFKSDVLEFNKMSEVFNHRNSLTGKIPSGLFNSCFGLECSSWAEDASATKCLAFDGYFISLLDLRLDCRPLALADHVVRDVPAAWDPSAIASFIEKYGTHIVVGLSLGGQDVVYVKQDNSSPLSPSEIKEHLDRLGDQLFTGTCTLPPSNRKSRDHKFKVPEAFNVFDAQVTRQRLEGMIAPVSCKEGVTVIHSKRGGNAAASDHSEWLLTVMAMPEAINFKLVPITSLLKGVTGVGFLSHAINLYLRYKPPKEELRYFLDFQHHRLWAPVNSDLPLGPCSNRQGASPALHFRLVGSKLYVSSSEVIVPRLPVTGMRLHLEGKKNNRLGIHLQHLSNTPTFIKERSAKQPIWRGSEMISDERYYEPVQWRMFAHVCTVPVKYDPRWGSTAGSPSAYIVSGAQLHVKAHDSTNILHLRLLYTELLGYKVVQSKWAHNTVRLSGKGSFLSMSLVASSGAVEEERQPARVHIDSGVFAGGPPVPVGTQRLLKFVETSQVTMGPQDSPGYWLVTGAKLDVEKGKISLHVKFSLLAPVP; translated from the exons ATGGCTAGGATCAGAGAGGTGATGGGCGGGGGAGAGATGTCTGGAGGCGAtggcgcggtggcggcagcggtggagaAGGCGGTGAGGTGCCTCGGCAGGGGGATCGACATGGCGGGCGACCTGAGGCTGAAGCACTGCAAGGATGCTGGGGGCTGCCTGGTCCTGAGGAGCGGCGAGAAgaaggcggcagcggcagcggcggcgaaggTCGTCGTGCCGGGATTCGGGGTCGTCGCCGATGTGCCCGCCGACGTCAAGTGCGGCAAGGGCGACCGGATCAGGTTCAAGTCCGACGTGCTCGAGTTTAACAAG ATGTCTGAGGTGTTCAACCACCGGAATTCGCTGACGGGGAAGATCCCGTCGGGGCTCTTCAACTCGTGCTTCGGCCTCGAGTGCAGCTCATGGGCAGAGGACGCCTCCGCCACCAAGTGCCTGGCGTTCGACGGCTACTTCATCTCCCTCCTCGACCTCCGGCTCGACTGCCGGCCACTCGCCCTCGCCGACCACGTCGTCCGTGACGTGCCGGCGGCGTGGGACCCGTCAGCCATTGCAAG TTTCATCGAGAAGTATGGGACCCATATCGTTGTTGGACTGAGCTTGGGTGGCCAGGATGTGGTGTATGTGAAGCAGGACAACTCGTCTCCACTGTCTCCATCTGAGATCAAGGAGCACTTGGACAGGCTAGGCGACCAGCTCTTCACCGGGACATGCACTCTGCCCCCTTCAAACCGCAAATCCAGGGACCACAAATTTAAG GTCCCCGAGGCCTTCAATGTATTTGATGCCCAAGTGACACGGCAAAGGCTTGAAGGAATGATTGCTCCAGTATCCTGCAAAGAG GGTGTGACAGTGATACACTCCAAGAGGGGAGGGAATGCAGCAGCGAGCGACCACTCAGAGTGGCTGCTCACTGTGATGGCAATGCCGGAAGCAATCAACTTCAAGCTTGTGCCCATCACATCCCTTCTCAAGGGAGTAACTGGTGTGGGCTTCCTGTCTCATGCCATAAACCTGTACCTCAGAT ACAAACCTCCAAAGGAAGAACTGAGGTACTTCCTGGACTTCCAGCACCACAGATTGTGGGCCCCAGTAAACAGTGACCTACCACTTGGTCCCTGCTCGAACCGACAAGGTGCTAGCCCGGCATTGCACTTCCGCCTTGTAGGTTCAAAGCTATATGTCAGCTCAAGCGAG GTGATTGTTCCAAGATTACCGGTCACCGGGATGAGATTGCATCTGGAGGGCAAGAAAAACAACCG GTTAGGCATCCACCTGCAACATCTGTCGAACACCCCAACGTTCATCAAGGAAAGATCAGCCAAGCAGCCGATATGGCGCGGATCGGAGATGATCTCCGACGAGCGGTACTACGAGCCGGTCCAGTGGAgaatgtttgcccatgtctgcACGGTGCCGGTGAAGTACGATCCTCGCTGGGGCAGCACAGCCGGCTCACCATCGGCGTACATCGTCTCCGGCGCTCAGCTCCACGTCAAGGCTCATGACTCGACCAACATACTCCACCTCAGGCTTTTGTACACCGAGCTGCTGGGGTACAAGGTGGTGCAGTCCAAATGGGCGCACAACACGGTGAGGCTGTCGGGGAAAGGGAGCTTCCTGTCCATGTCATTGGTGGCATCTTCGGGTGCCGTTGAGGAGGAGCGGCAGCCGGCGAGGGTTCACATCGACTCCGGCGTGTTCGCCGGCGGGCCACCCGTGCCCGTTGGGACCCAGAGGCTGCTCAAGTTTGTCGAGACGTCTCAGGTGACCATGGGGCCACAGGACAGTCCTGGGTACTGGCTGGTCACCGGCGCGAAGCTGGATGTTGAGAAAGGGAAGATCTCCCTGCACGTCAAGTTCTCCCTGCTTGCTCCAGTTCCCTGA